The Vitis vinifera cultivar Pinot Noir 40024 chromosome 18, ASM3070453v1 region gatgtcaacctgttaatacaccaatagaagaaggtttgaaattgtgtgttgagcctaatcaagtatcaaccgataagggaataTACCatagacttgtggggagattaatgtacttagctcatacaagactagatcttgcttatgcattgagtgtagtgagtcaatacatgcataatcctggagagcaacatatgaatacagtcatgcgtattttaaggtatttgaagaatgctcctgggaagggaattttgttcgctaaaaatgttgatcattagagtatagaagtatatactgatgctgattgggccggtgcagtggatgataggcgatctacatctggttactttacctttgtaggtggtaatcttgtgacatggaaaagtaagaagcagaatgtcgtcgctcgttcaagtgcagaagcggaatttagaggtatgactctaggactttgtgaggcattatggctaagactcctcttacaggatttaggttacctatctaggcaatcaatccgattgttttgtgacaataaagccgcatgtgacattgctcataatccagtacaatatgatcgtacaaagcatgttgaggtggatagattcttcattaaggaaaagttggatgataagattgtggaattacctaagattcgatcagaagatcaattggccgatatccttaccaaagttatctcaagtcaagtgttctcaaaatttgtagacaagttgggcatgtatgacatctatgcaccaacttgagggggagtgttgagatattaggaatgtttagatattatgaatattgagatattaggaatattgagatattaggaatattgagatattaggatattagttgttatttccttatataattctttccttgtatcattctttctcattcttagaatggtgattaccctctatatatactctgtacatgaacgaatgaaagtatgaatggaaaaaactaccatttatcaatttgaagaaattCTTCTACATTTTTTCTCACATGTGAAGTTATTTGGCATCACTTAAGATATTTAGTGcttaatgaatcaaaataaaaagttaaattatgCTTAATTATTAAGTCAAgtgaaattattaaataatatgtcaaaagttatttttaattttaagttctaaTATTAGGTTActttatcaaacaacttaatatttttaaaacttttatatatatatatatatatatatgaacaaataaaaaactcttatggagcttaaaaaaaatgttagattcttttaaataattctaataagATCACATAATGATTTTAAGTAAATTATTAAGGTGATgttgtttttttagctttttgctgaaagcaatttaattttaaaatttaggttgtttgttttttctactttttcatgacttattataaactttttactaaatagaaaaaaccaaaatatataactttttctaaatagaaaaaataatatgttgattttttttactttttaatatttaatagaaataaaatactacaaaaacaaacaacctaatatttaacactattaagcattgtggttctatttagaattaagtaaaaaaacaaacaccacctaagttaataatttgatttatcaaattaaaaaaattagtaaaacataaggatgtttgataaaactttatgcttattatttaacttaatgatttaagttgactttaaattaaattatacttaagttgttaatttcaaacttattacttaaattttattttaaatattaaaatttgtttaataaaattaacttaaaaaatttattataaatcatcaaattaacatatttatccccaataaattataattaacttaaaaaatgtCGAGTAACAATAGGGATTGTAGAATAAGAAAAGATATCATAGAAATAATTAGGACAAATGAGAGTAAGAagattaaatgaaaatatgaacttaaaaataagttaattatttttattttttattatagttatttttttatattaaataatattattaagttattttacaaaGTATATTtcatttacttaataacttaaattaaattattaaatcactttaaattattaaatggtttatcaaacaaatatatattttttaggtgTATACATCGTAGGAGTGTCAATTGCACAAATTCTTAAAAGATTACACGGAATTGTAATAATGATAGAAATAACCATTTTTGGTTTGATATTCCATGGAAAGTTTCTTACCTATAAATATATGTGTTAATAATGTTAAAggtatatttgaaaattattctttaacgatctcaaataatctttttagaatattgtaaaaaataattgaataaatggaaaatatttttagattttaagaaaattataaattattgataatttatataattatttagaatttttatgaaataaaacttATTGCTTACgtggtattttgattttataaaataaaaaatttcttattgtTTATCAAATGGgtcataaatattttgaaattcaattacTAAAACTATATGCCACGTAATAATGTGAGcgataaatatgagaaaaatggaggaagaaTTGCATTGGGCTTATGATAATCATGTGATCCTATGTGTTATATATCTAGCTGTTGCCATAATGATATCTGTCATGCTTTAAATGCCTGTCGCCCAGCGATGCTGCCCCTCTTTTATATCACATGTTGAtgcttgttttctttcttttcttttaggagaattatgtcaaaaaataaataaataaatttatttttacggTTTTACCCTTTCATTGAATTGTgaagtgggaaaaaaaattgcctCATAAATGCACTCTAACGGTTTTAGATAGATACTTCCCAAAATACCCATAAATGGCCAACTTGGTGTGCCCACATTAGCCACTACCATGTCAAAATGACAAGCAAGCGTATGACGTGTAACATGTTCCAGCTCAGCATCCAATGTATACATGCCAAAcaagaatttataaaaatcaaagagaaaTAAACCTAGAATAGAAAAACCTATTTCATCCAAACACTCTTTTTctccaaataaattttttcttctcaaacAAACACGgtcaaacccattttcttcttcacacTAATTTTTTCTTACaagttcattttctttccaaacAAACACCATCaaaccaatttttttcttcacttcacCACGGCAAGCTCCATTTTCCCCATTCCATCTAAGcaaagagacaaaaaaaaaaaaaccattttcttctAACCACAAGTTTCTTCTGAACCACAAACCCATTCATGTacgtatttaattttttttattaaaataaaaagatgaaattgTTAAggtaattatttaattaattttaacacACCCAAATTATTATTCCATTATAACtaatagagaaaagaaaaaaataattaaaaaaatctaatttgatcatctttattatatttcatgtataaaaaaaatccaataacaaacaaattttcctagtttttatctttttaaaacacttttttggagaaaagaaaatatagaaaaaattttattttaaaaaatgaaaaaaaattactgtAAAAGTTTTTTAAACCAAGTGCAACTTAATTTGGTGTTTTCAAAAGTTTTTCAaggtaaaaacaattttaaaaaattgataataaagaaggaaataaaatcaCAAATGATCTTATAAAGCTTATTATATAAAaggaatataaattttattaatataagaaatattaaatatgaatatttgaaatcaaaacAATGCACAAATATTTGTTTACTTAATAGACTATTATTATAAATAgatatatttttacattattaGGTATTTATTTAGatatgttttgtatttttttttacaaaaatagaaaaaaatagtaatttttatataaaatataatgatGCTAGTGTACTTtaccttatattttttaaaaatttaaaatctgagggcataattattttttaaatatcttattcttttaaatggatttttaaaaattattatatttttaaggtaattatcaattttattttttaaatagaaacacAAGAATGTTGATTTGGataaactttatattttttttttttgaatataaaagtatgtttgacaaagaatttaaaaataatttaaaaaaagggtttttaaaaattcataacacTGTTTagttattgttttatttatagtatttaaaaataaaataaaataaagaataaataattttttttcatcaatttttaaaaataatttaaaaaagtacACGATACTCATAAATTTAGGATTTCCTTAAtgctttttctattttttatttttaaaacattttttatacaaaatataaaaactctaATACAACATATAAGAAatggaaatatatattatattttttaaaatattttgaagatgAAAAGTTAAGAAATGTCATCAaacaatgaaataaatatatattttttgaattaaaaattcctatatatatttaaaatatatatatatatctaaaatatatttttcaataacaataatttattgaatttaaatttattttttattttatttattttttattttctttcaaacttttcgGAACTAAACATAACTTATATGTTAAAATGCtcctaaataaaaatatttaattattttaaaataaaatttcagtaTTGAattactagaaaaaaaaaaaaagtaattctAACCTTAGAAGAAAGATATTTGGGACAGGTCTTTTCTAATATTAAATAAACTTTCAGTGAAAATCTTTTTTTCTGTAATTATacataagtaatttttttttatttgtttgtttatttatgattCTAAAAATGATCACATGTAAATATGACATCCCAGCCGTCAGATCCAGTGATTGGTTTCAAGCAAGGGATCTGTAAGTGGGCCCATTCGTTGATTGGTCAGGATTTGTCTGAGGCGGTGTTTTGTAAAACACCATATCTTTGAGGCTTCGGTTTTTCCCTCTTtcgttttctctctctctctctcgataTTCCTAGAAAATTTCGAGGGGAGACCTTCGATCATCCTCGAAGAGTAACCACCTCGGTCTTCATGGCTTCAGGTAAAACCCTAAACCTCACAGTCTAAATTCAATTATGTGAAAGGACCTTGTGCGAATTTGGTGGTAATGCATAATTCTTAGAATTTCGCAAAGAGATATGATAATTCGTTAAATTTGCAATAGACCTGTATGTTATTTTGGAAGATTCGTTTGATTCCTGTGATTTCACGATCCGGGTATcgataaattttcaatttctgcGATAATTTTTTTCTGGGCTTCCGAAgcttgataaaatttattatgaatttctGCAGAATAACTCAGATtgaataaaaattccaacaactcagattgaattaaaataaagattCCAACTATGGCATTATtttcttgttaatttttattaattcttgCTCAACGAATGACCATCTCTTGCAGATTTTGCATTAAAAGTTCCACCAGAACTTGAGGCAGAATCACGGTTGAGGACTGTGCAGTACTTTGTAACCCATAGGCCTTGGCTTGGTAATGGCCCGATACCATAgcactttttatttccttttttccctttttgttaCTCCATTTTTCATGTGTGCTTTGCCACGAACATGCCATATGGTGCTTGGTTTGATTGTGGAATTCAATTTGGTACTTCAAAAAACTGACTTTTCTGATTATTAATTTGCCTTTGACATCTGGTCTAGATCTTTATGGAGTTCATGTTAGACCGGTTGCCCCATTTGGGAGTGCAAGCAGTAAACCATTTGTTGACCCGGCACTAATCCACCGGTGCTTGCCCGATGAGCTACTCTCTGAGGTAATGCATTTTAAGGGATTCGAGCCATTGAAATCATAAGCTGCTTGAGAAAGAGATAACACCAGTCGTCAGCTATAGTAATTTTGATATACTTTGTTTCTGTTATCAATTAACATTTATGCacatttttatcaatatttgagttcaataacaaaaaaaggATCCATCGCAACTATATTCATTAGGTTATTTAGCTTCTGAATAAGGAAGTTTGCCTTCAATCCATTAATATGCAGGTATTTGCACGAATGACTCCATATACCTTAGGGAGGGCAGCTTGTGTTTGTCGAAAATGGAGATATACCATTCGTAACCCTGTGTTCTGGCGCAGCGCATGTTTAAAAGCTTGGCAGGTaaattcactattgcttgtggACCATTCCTCATCATATTCTCTTGTAAGTCATCAAAGCTTAAAATTGGGTCTTTTTTATGAAGCTCTCTGGAGTTGTggaaaattataagattttgCAGTCAAGATATGAGAGCTCATGGAGAAAAATGTGGCTCTTAAGACCAAGGGTCCGTACTGATGGTAagatgtgaaaattttattatttcaactGTTTAGCAATATATGCATGCATCTCACTCTGTTTTACCTATAATAAAATTAGGAAGATAGCTATTTTCTTGATGTTTAACGGCAGTTTGTTGGGTATTTCAATCTTTGTTCCTATTTAcatcattgtattttttttcacttatacTCTTCCTGTTCAATATGAAGTGCTTTACAATGTAAAATCttttatcaaacaaaaattctttgTTGTAAACTATGGGCTTCGCAAATGAGTTTCATTTGTTTGGTAACTACCCCAAAATATGTGATATTTCATCCTTAATCATCAATCTCCCGGGAAAGATATCCGGTCTAAGACTTAGCAATATTCTATGGATATATACATGGAAATGCCCTGGAGAATGTACATTGTTTTGGGTTCTGTTGCACATTTTTCCCTACCTACCTGTCCTTACCTTTCTAGCTTTTGCCTACCGATAAACATGCTACATGAATCTTGTAAAgggggaaaaaggaaagaaagtgaAAGGGAAGGAAATAACAAGGAAAACACTTCTcccaagtctttttttttttttttttaccagaaTGTTGCAGCAGTGGAGGCAGCTAGCTTTCCTGCTTGTAGGATGAAAGttactccatttttttttttcacaaagatCATCATCAAACATGATTTGGTGGACTGAATCCCATACTTAATCTCTGTAACATCTGCTCCTGTCCATGATTAGGAACTCTTCAACATGTCAGCTCTAAACTTGATAAGTTTTCGATTATGTTTGAGTCCATGTTATTGCCAAGCGTTGTTTGTGTTAGGCTCACTCAGGATGGCTTCTCATTTTAGCAGGTGGAGGATTTCTTCTAGGTGATGTGATGTGATGAGCCATATATGTGCTTTTTGTTACCATATAGCTATACTTTACTAACTGGATGCCTTTGACAGTTCGATGCTTTGTGCTCtaacatttgattttgtatCCTCATAAGCTCTATAGTTAAGCTCCATTCTTGGCAACTAGCTTAGTTCATATTTAATTGTAGGTGATGGACCAATGGACTATGCACTGTTCTTTTTTAAATCTGCAACTCTTTTTAAGTTGATTAAAATGTTATCATAATGCCAATAGATGAACAAAATTGAGCCCATTTATTTACCTTTTGAGtttctgttaaatttttttatcatctgCTATGACAAGCAGTTTTGtctctgattaaaaaaaagaaaaaagaggaaagatTTGGGTGCTCTATGTATACTTTTGGGTACATGGGTTGCACCCCTTTTTTCTTGGCACtcttttaatcaatttctttgcctgcctatcaaaaaaaaaaaaaaaaaaacagagagagagagaaaagaaagaaaaagcaagaaagaaagaaagaaagacagCTAAAGAGGAAAAATTGGCAAAATATTCACTTTTTGTCAGTTCCTGGAATGATGTACAGTGTGCATATTTATTGATAAGTCTGATATAGGAAAAATATCCTTCCCCTAGTTGTGTAGAATTTTTCCACTCCTACAATCTCTGTGTGAAACCTGGGTTCATATTTCAGATTATCATTGTTTTGTGACCTTCTGTCCTGAAAGGAAATTCGCTTTTCACATATCAGGTCTTTATGTGAGTAGGAACACCTACATTCGTGCTGGAGTTGCAGAGTGGAGAGTTACCAATCCAGTTCATGTGGTATATTCCTAATCTCTATGTGACCAACGTGGTGCATAAAACTTATAGGAATCATGCTATGTAAAACTCACAGGAAGTATAAATTTGATAACCGGGAACCTTGGATCTAGTCTCTAAATTTCTAAAGAGGATATCATTTTGCCAATGCAAGCCAAGCTGCTTTCTTTTGGCAACAAATATCCAAGAAAATGTGGATATTTGTGTAGGTCAGAAATGAGACAAAAGGTCAGCTAAAAGTCCAAAAAAGTGGGGACATATCAACATCATCCTGGTACATGCAATTTTGTTGCAAGTATGATTGACTCTCGAGATTCAGTATTGGCTCTTGCCAAATAGGAGGGTAAAATGGAAAgacctaaaaaacaaaaagaacagTGTGAACTAAACTTCTTATTATCTAtttggtgtattttttttttttcaggtctGCTATTTTCGCTACATTAGGTTTTTTCCTTCTGGCAGGTTTCTTTATAAGGTTGTATATCTTAACTTGCTTAGTGCCTAAAACAAGAGAAGAAAGCATGTTGTTTGATATATAATTGTTGTTAATTTTCAATGATTAGAATTCCTCTCAAAAAGTCAAGGATGTGGTAAAATGCATGAACTCCCGAGCATCTAAAGCAGACTGTGTCTTCAGTGGCCACTATACTTTGTCGGATGACAAGGTAGAGTTTGTTTATCTGCAAGATATGGCTCTCTTTTATTCTATTCAAGTTTTATAAATTGCACACTTTTCTCTGATGATTTTTGCAATTAATACTTCTATCATATCTCTTCTTATTACATTGTATGTATTTCATATTTATGGTTACCTACCCGTTCATTTGCAGATTGAAGCTGCTGTCTTGTACCCAGGCATGCGTCCTACTGTGTGGAGAATCCGCTTAAGGTATCATATAGGCACTGGCATGAACATGCTGTCATTTAATAGTTTGTGCTGGCATTTAGGAGCACAAGACCAACATTGTTTCTTTTCATCAAATGGAGATGAGCAATCTCATTAGTGATTCCAAACAAAGACGAAGTGATAGAATGACTTAAAACTTTGTTGATATTGAAAGTCATCTTAACACAGGTATGGGGACATTTTTTGAAGAAAGTACAGTTGGCTGTCCCCTTGTAAGGTGTCTTGATGGTTACATTCTGAGTTATTCTTCTGCTATTTGGCATGAGCATCGCGAGACTTTTAGGGTGACGATCATTTTTGTCATATTGAGAAGCCTTCATGGGAATTTTTTCGTTggccaaaaagaaaaggagttAAGAAAGAAATGCCACTTTGGGTGactatttttattgaattataggtgtttttGGCAGCCATGCTTATTGAAAACTACTTCAAAATGGGACACTTGACTGCAAATTTATGTTTTGACAGTTTGCAAGGTCTTTCATTTGTGAGTAACATGGCTGAGTTGCTTCTTTTAATAGGTTGAGAGGAACAACAGCAGGGGCTAACAATCGGATGGATCTTCTGTCACTTGTTACAAGTGGTGTGAGTGATAATGAGGTTAACGGACCTGATGAGGACATCCTTGGGGTAGTTGAAGGGTGGGAGGAGGATGAAACACACAACCCAGATGTGCCTGCAGTCTCACACAAGAGGGGTCTGAAAGCTTTTGTCTTTGTTCCATTTGAAGAGGTACACATCCATTTCACTCTGGATATTGCCTCACTAATGATGATGATCATCTTCAAAAAAACTTCCTCAGGATTTTCAATTAAGTttggaatttttcttttcttgttcaGAATTAATTCAGAGATTTCATGTTTACAAACCTGACCCCTACCTCACCAAATTATTCTCTTGAAGTATTTCCTTAGGTGATCGACTGTAGTCAAATGTTACTTGCTTCTAATCCCAACCTCACCACCAATgcagaagaaaatgaaataaaattgaactt contains the following coding sequences:
- the LOC100247171 gene encoding F-box protein 7 isoform X2 translates to MASDFALKVPPELEAESRLRTVQYFVTHRPWLDLYGVHVRPVAPFGSASSKPFVDPALIHRCLPDELLSEVFARMTPYTLGRAACVCRKWRYTIRNPVFWRSACLKAWQLSGVVENYKILQSRYESSWRKMWLLRPRVRTDGLYVSRNTYIRAGVAEWRVTNPVHVNSSQKVKDVVKCMNSRASKADCVFSGHYTLSDDKIEAAVLYPGMRPTVWRIRLRLRGTTAGANNRMDLLSLVTSGVSDNEVNGPDEDILGVVEGWEEDETHNPDVPAVSHKRGLKAFVFVPFEEVETSDLNLPVDKMDYYVAG
- the LOC100247171 gene encoding F-box protein 7 isoform X1 codes for the protein MASDFALKVPPELEAESRLRTVQYFVTHRPWLDLYGVHVRPVAPFGSASSKPFVDPALIHRCLPDELLSEVFARMTPYTLGRAACVCRKWRYTIRNPVFWRSACLKAWQLSGVVENYKILQSRYESSWRKMWLLRPRVRTDGLYVSRNTYIRAGVAEWRVTNPVHVVCYFRYIRFFPSGRFLYKNSSQKVKDVVKCMNSRASKADCVFSGHYTLSDDKIEAAVLYPGMRPTVWRIRLRLRGTTAGANNRMDLLSLVTSGVSDNEVNGPDEDILGVVEGWEEDETHNPDVPAVSHKRGLKAFVFVPFEEVETSDLNLPVDKMDYYVAG